In Capsicum annuum cultivar UCD-10X-F1 chromosome 7, UCD10Xv1.1, whole genome shotgun sequence, one genomic interval encodes:
- the LOC107877681 gene encoding uncharacterized protein LOC107877681 isoform X1: protein MAFEQSSIPKDLRPLNIVRTVAEESGRPVEGFYGNPTRDVGGSPGTIQGVYYPATVADGGFVGLGYANNAGSVAAGWVPQVVGSQPPGVVSVGVVNSGSGLSHNLNSGGRVGSNASERATDDGGGDGSVSGRKVKFLCSFGGRIIPRPSDGALRYVGGQTRIISVRRDVSFAELVRKMVDTYGQDVTIKYQLPDEDLDALVTVSCSEDLENMMDEYEKLVERASDGSAKLRVFLFSSSELESSVVAQLGDLQDSGQRYVEAVNGISNGVGGIGLARKVSNASAGSTQNSEFSGSEAMDGLGHGQGELRAVPSFDALSPSGTSATSQEPVYSLVSPDAHPAAHADASVAPVTIPLVVPGTVSSVSAQPEHGLEKVMPVAAQQQQMGYDMQQTGVTYPGTTPYVPVYVDPQRETASRTDYVQIPSQMGFPRQLLGTVGPVINQQHIIAGGSTQQFVPALHMTMTPSGHVSMNPNLVASQIQPQHVRLEHYPAEGTLGQRVVQLPIDQGYSVYQHHAPPAGLGGAYGWHQVPQTQQVQVPLSEGQVPQPLVTGSEASPRFDDCLMCQKSLPHAHSDSIAQNQRESPASTVSDFNPVHHSLRLDERGRPIYQAVTTGNLGEGAAVGQRFGGQMDHGVGKGQGEVIGGSQTVDKQHEYDRNLQKPEFAEHPKVSVPQGVIGLTSTVQQSPYGVFVGAVPQPCHVNATEQLLVPSQYQVKQEVAVNKPVNSDYLVVGGVPGQTLDNLSGESPKNYSGTVPTMLPKENDVESVTAYNHLRQIEGRIENLLMNPAEISANNEQRKPAVDYFRREDILSNRVQPFGGMEGYPGLVTSNVNPNEIPVSPNENRLLHNLQAAEGYEVSQHPVMTNPGVHAQPNLIPGEKSTHLTAAHATERTPAIGEWKDGAQHFQPMLSPTTAEMAILDSTAPFVQENSNSLYSYQDPWNLQHDAHFPPPKPSKLQLKKEAAGTKDYSGENCFDNSELPTITSGGLQTQIRLEDGAYLPSGNTDYSSDQSWSKKGSEEEMIKQELQAVAEGVAASVLHSSTPSNADPSTHGRSESPSSSQRNAEFENINAGKDPKDKFEETKTKFPERANFGFPVSDGIGRLQIIKNDDLEEIRELGSGTFGTVYHGKWRGTDVAIKRINDRCFAGKASEQERMRADFWNEAIKLADLHHPNVVAFYGVVLDGPGGSVATVTEYMVNGSLRNALQKNERNLDKRKRLIIAMDVAFGMEYLHGKNIVHFDLKSDNLLVNLRDPHRPICKVGDLGLSKVKCQTLISGGVRGTLPWMAPELLNGSSSLVSEKVDVFSFGIVLWELLTGEEPYAELHYGAIIGGIVSNTLRPPVPESCDSDWKSLMERCWSAEPSERPNFTEIANELRVMQSKIPPKGQSPTSANTNQAKS from the exons ATGGCTTTTGAACAAAGTTCAATACCTAAAGATTTGAGGCCATTGAATATTGTTAGGACAGTGGCAGAAGAATCGGGTCGACCCGTTGAGGGGTTTTATGGTAACCCGACCCGGGATGTTGGAGGTAGTCCTGGAACTATACAAGGGGTTTATTATCCTGCTACTGTAGCTGATGGAGGGTTTGTAGGTTTAGGATATGCTAATAATGCGGGTTCGGTGGCAGCTGGGTGGGTCCCACAGGTTGTTGGTTCGCAGCCACCGGGTGTTGTGAGTGTTGGTGTTGTGAATTCGGGTAGTGGGTTGTCGCATAATTTGAATTCCGGGGGAAGGGTTGGTAGTAATGCGTCTGAGCGTGCTAccgatgatggtggtggtgatggttcGGTGTCAGGGAGGAAAGTTAAGTTTTTGTGTAGTTTTGGTGGGAGGATAATCCCGAGGCCGAGTGATGGGGCATTGAGATATGTAGGTGGACAGACTAGAATTATTAGTGTTAGGAGGGATGTGAGTTTTGCGGAGCTGGTTCGCAAGATGGTAGATACTTATGGGCAGGATGTGACGATTAAGTACCAGTTGCCTGATGAGGATCTTGATGCACTTGTGACCGTTTCTTGTTCAGAAGATCTTGAAAATATGATggatgagtatgaaaagttggtTGAAAGAGCGTCAGATGGGTCTGCTAAATTGAGGGTGTTTCTTTTTTCGTCTTCAGAGCTTGAATCGTCCGTTGTAGCGCAATTAGGAGATCTACAAGATAGTGGACAGAGGTATGTCGAGGCAGTGAATGGGATTAGTAATGGAGTTGGTGGTATTGGTCTTGCTAGGAAAGTGAGTAACGCTAGTGCTGGTTCCACCCAGAATTCAGAATTTAGTGGCTCTGAAGCTATGGATGGCTTAGGTCATGGTCAGGGGGAGCTTAGAGCTGTACCTTCTTTTGACGCATTATCACCTAGTGGGACTTCTGCTACCTCTCAAGAACCGGTTTACAGTTTGGTGTCTCCAGATGCACATCCCGCAGCTCATGCTGATGCTTCTGTTGCTCCAGTGACCATTCCATTAGTTGTTCCTGGTACAGTGTCAAGTGTATCTGCTCAGCCGGAGCACGGGTTAGAGAAAGTTATGCCTGTTGCTGCACAGCAGCAACAAATGGGTTATGATATGCAGCAAACAGGAGTGACTTATCCAGGAACTACACCATATGTCCCAGTTTATGTGGATCCTCAGAGGGAGACTGCAAGCCGTACAGATTATGTTCAGATCCCTTCCCAAATGGGATTCCCAAGACAGCTTTTGGGAACGGTTGGGCCAGTAATCAATCAGCAGCATATAATTGCTGGTGGTTCGACTCAGCAGTTTGTCCCTGCTCTTCACATGACAATGACTCCTTCAGGCCATGTCAGTATGAATCCTAATCTGGTTGCCTCACAGATTCAGCCCCAACATGTTAGGTTAGAACATTATCCTGCAGAAGGAACATTGGGGCAGAGAGTTGTGCAGTTACCTATTGACCAAGGATATAGTGTCTATCAGCATCATGCCCCTCCTGCAGGTCTTGGAGGAGCTTATGGATGGCACCAGGTTCCGCAGACTCAGCAGGTGCAGGTGCCACTTTCTGAAGGTCAGGTGCCTCAACCACTGGTTACTGGTTCTGAGGCATCACCTAGGTTTGATGACTGTCTAATGTGTCAAAAGTCGCTGCCTCATGCACACTCAGATTCAATAGcacaaaaccaaagagagagtcCTGCAAGCACAGTATCTGACTTTAATCCAGTGCATCATAGCCTTAGGTTGGATGAGAGGGGGCGGCCTATTTACCAAGCTGTTACAACAGGAAACCTGGGTGAGGGAGCTGCTGTTGGGCAAAGATTTGGGGGTCAGATGGATCATGGAGTTGGAAAAGGCCAAGGTGAGGTAATTGGAGGCTCACAAACTGTTGATAAACAGCATGAATATGATAGAAACCTTCAAAAACCTGAGTTCGCAGAGCACCCAAAGGTGTCAGTTCCCCAAGGTGTGATAGGGTTAACAAGTACGGTGCAGCAATCACCTTATGGAGTTTTTGTTGGTGCTGTTCCTCAACCATGCCATGTTAATGCCACTGAGCAGCTTCTGGTTCCATCACAATATCAGGTTAAACAGGAAGTTGCGGTGAACAAACCAGTCAATAGTGATTACCTTGTGGTTGGAGGCGTGCCTGGTCAAACACTGGATAACTTAAGTGGTGAATCTCCCAAGAATTATAGTGGAACCGTACCTACCATGCTTCCGAAAGAAAATGATGTAGAATCTGTAACGGCTTACAACCATTTGAGGCAAATTGAGGGAAGGATAGAAAATCTCCTGATGAACCCTGCTGAAATTTCAGCAAATAATGAGCAGAGGAAGCCAGCTGTTGATTACTTTAGAAGGGAAGACATCTTGAGTAACAGAGTACAACCGTTTGGTGGGATGGAGGGATATCCAGGGTTGGTTACTAGTAACGTGAATCCAAATGAAATACCTGTTTCTCCAAATGAGAATCGTCTCTTGCACAACCTTCAGGCTGCAGAAGGGTATGAAGTCTCTCAGCATCCTGTTATGACAAATCCAGGTGTGCATGCCCAACCGAACTTGATCCCAGGTGAAAAATCTACCCATCTAACTGCCGCCCATGCAACAGAAAGAACTCCAGCTATTGGTGAATGGAAAGACGGGGCTCAGCATTTCCAGCCAATGTTGAGTCCTACAACTGCTGAAATGGCCATTCTTGATAGTACTGCACCATTTGTACAGGAGAATTCAAATTCTCTATATAGCTACCAGGATCCATGGAATTTGCAACATGATGCCCATTTCCCTCCTCCTAAACCGAGTAAACTTCAGCTAAAAAAGGAAGCTGCTGGCACCAAGGATTATTCTGGCGAGAATTGTTTTGACAATAGTGAGTTGCCAACTATTACTAGTGGTGGATTACAAACACAGATTCGGTTGGAGGATGGAGCTTACCTTCCCTCAGGTAATACAGATTACAGTTCAGATCAATCATGGTCCAAGAAAG GCTCAGAGGAGGAAATGATCAAACAAGAACTTCAGGCTGTTGCTGAGGGCGTCGCTGCTTCTGTTCTTCACTCATCAACTCCATCTAATGCTGATCCGTCCACACATGGGAGGAGTGAGTCACCATCTTCAAGTCAACGGAATGCTGAATTTGAAAACATTAATGCCGGAAAGGACCCCAAGGATAAATTTGAG gaaactaaaactaaatttcCAGAGAGAGCAAATTTTGGGTTTCCTGTATCAGATGGCATTGGGCGCTTGCAG ATTATAAAGAATGATGACCTCGAGGAGATTCGGGAATTGGGTTCTGGTACATTTGGCACTGTTTATCATGGAAAGTGGAGGGGTACTGATGTTGCAATTAAAAGGATTAACGACAGGTGTTTTGCTGGGAAAGCTTCAGAACAAGAGCGCATG AGGGCTGATTTCTGGAATGAGGCCATCAAACTTGCTGATTTGCACCATCCAAACGTGGTTGCCTTCTATGGTGTTGTGCTAGACGGTCCCGGTGGCTCAGTGGCTACTGTTACAGAATATATGGTTAATGGGTCCTTGAGAAATGCTTTACAAAAGAATGAGAG GAATTTGGATAAGCGGAAACGCCTCATTATCGCCATGGATGTTGCATTTGGAATGGAGTATCTGCATGGGAAAAATATAGTGCACTTTGACTTGAAAAGCGACAATCTGTTGGTTAATCTGCGTGATCCCCACCGTCCAATATGCAAG